In one window of Chryseobacterium viscerum DNA:
- the tssD gene encoding type VI secretion system tube protein TssD, with the protein MAERNSRGILKFNNGEGQKLLKLNYSVSRSTDVSGRVASDPSNALIKITVEATEKSDILESLLNGKYKPTVGEITFNKSHEEGTLTTLKWNNGYVIQHEVDFDAVDENSMYISFIVSAEQIDLGNSSYFGAWPS; encoded by the coding sequence ATGGCAGAAAGAAATTCAAGAGGAATTTTAAAATTCAACAACGGTGAAGGACAAAAGTTATTAAAACTTAATTACAGTGTATCAAGATCTACAGACGTTTCAGGACGTGTAGCATCAGATCCTTCCAATGCTCTTATCAAAATCACAGTAGAAGCTACTGAAAAATCAGACATTCTGGAAAGTTTATTGAACGGAAAGTACAAGCCTACTGTAGGAGAGATCACTTTCAATAAATCTCATGAAGAAGGAACTTTAACAACACTGAAGTGGAACAACGGTTATGTAATACAGCATGAGGTAGATTTTGATGCTGTAGATGAGAACAGTATGTACATCAGTTTTATAGTAAGTGCAGAACAGATAGACCTGGGGAATTCTTCTTACTTCGGAGCATGGCCTTCTTAA
- a CDS encoding RagB/SusD family nutrient uptake outer membrane protein: MRKITTIIALAAICLTNIGCDRFLDIQPEGKVIPVTTEDYRQVLTSAYSKYPVHKSLVAFRTDELNIDDNGVDFVSYREMAMWKDSNNDPTSAEFPWVRFYSVNFYVNQIINEGSKTMKDSPEKNQILAEAYALRAYLYFDLVNLYGKPYNNATASADRGVPINLEIDLEEVLKPSSVQEVYDQIHADIKKAEGLMVEQTQALGANYRFSKTALLAFEARTALYEGDWNNALNYANQVLTVKGDLSNLNTVNTVPNHYASPESIMALDNPWDNSIKNLSFVSPELISSYNSTTDKRFGMYFEKNGSKYKVIKGGSLEFKVSFRTAEQYFIKSEALLKLNKLAEAKETLLKVMKNRYTPDGYTSVQNAVNSMDSAAFMSFILDERFREFALEGQRWFDLRRANQKKISHTINGKEYILQQNDPRYTIEYPMSAKKNNPNL, from the coding sequence ATGAGAAAAATTACAACAATTATAGCCCTTGCAGCAATCTGCTTAACCAATATTGGATGTGACAGGTTTTTAGATATTCAGCCTGAAGGCAAAGTTATTCCTGTTACCACCGAAGATTACCGACAAGTACTTACATCAGCCTATTCAAAATATCCCGTTCACAAATCTCTGGTAGCATTTCGTACCGATGAGTTGAATATTGATGACAATGGAGTAGATTTTGTTTCTTATCGAGAAATGGCAATGTGGAAAGATTCGAATAATGATCCCACATCTGCAGAATTTCCTTGGGTAAGATTCTATTCCGTTAATTTCTACGTGAACCAGATTATTAATGAAGGAAGCAAAACGATGAAGGATTCTCCAGAGAAGAATCAGATTTTAGCAGAAGCCTATGCTTTGCGTGCTTACCTGTATTTTGATTTGGTGAATTTATATGGAAAACCTTATAACAATGCTACAGCTTCTGCGGACAGAGGAGTTCCCATCAATCTTGAAATTGATCTTGAGGAGGTATTGAAGCCATCTTCAGTACAGGAGGTGTATGATCAGATTCATGCAGATATTAAAAAAGCAGAAGGTCTGATGGTAGAACAAACGCAGGCATTAGGAGCTAATTACAGATTTTCAAAAACAGCATTGCTGGCTTTCGAGGCAAGAACAGCTTTGTATGAAGGAGATTGGAATAATGCGTTGAATTATGCAAATCAGGTACTGACAGTAAAAGGAGATTTAAGTAATTTAAATACGGTAAATACGGTGCCTAATCATTATGCTTCCCCGGAATCAATTATGGCTTTGGATAACCCATGGGATAATTCTATAAAGAACTTATCTTTCGTGTCTCCTGAACTTATTTCTTCATACAATAGTACTACAGATAAAAGGTTTGGCATGTATTTTGAAAAAAATGGAAGTAAGTATAAAGTTATTAAAGGAGGAAGCTTAGAATTCAAAGTGTCTTTCAGAACGGCAGAGCAGTACTTTATAAAATCTGAAGCATTGTTAAAGTTGAATAAGCTGGCTGAAGCTAAAGAAACACTTCTTAAAGTAATGAAGAACAGATATACTCCGGACGGATATACTTCAGTTCAGAATGCAGTAAACTCAATGGATTCTGCAGCATTTATGAGCTTTATTCTGGATGAAAGATTCAGAGAATTTGCTTTGGAAGGACAAAGATGGTTCGATCTAAGAAGAGCAAATCAGAAAAAGATAAGCCATACAATCAATGGCAAAGAGTATATTCTTCAGCAGAATGATCCGCGATATACCATTGAATATCCAATGAGTGCGAAGAAGAATAACCCTAATTTATAA
- a CDS encoding SusC/RagA family TonB-linked outer membrane protein: protein MKKTLILLPLLAANIAMAQQKKTITGKIEDGNTSHVITGASIKIETQSVSTKTELEGIIESVSVGTVTDKDGNFILEIPADTKTVLVSYPGYESRVIQLNEGQTNYTIRLTSEVSDKNKIQEVIITGYQKIEKRKQTSAVSTVKMDNISQAGVASVDQMLAGQIAGVAVTPETGAPGSPAKIRIRGTASLSGPQDPLWVIDGLPLEGNDVPNFTDKDNIDQLQNFSIAGLNPNDIEDITILKDAAATAIYGARAANGVISITTKKGKKGSLKLNFSADTFVTSRPDFGKLNLLNASEKVDLELMLAKRADLTYRADKGEVMRILTQNNQLDAFRNGGFDALNSFTRQQINGLRSNNTDWGKLLYRNAINKQYGLSVSGGSDRADYYFSLGYYDEEGTTIGTGFKRYNLTLKNNYKLSDKLNAGISIFGTQSERTSFVTDADASINPVNYSRNANPYMKPFNADGSYNYDKDIDGFEDLYVPFNFLEERENTSYTLKNNSLKAILDLEYKASKSLRFTSQLGIQYDANKTEKFAGENTYFTRKMRQGTRYYKDGKFNYFLPAGAVKQNWDNDFFQYNWKLQAAYSTKINSKHEIDLMAGTEIRKTEDNTTVTRAFGYDPTSRRGTAIVFPNSDFATDKKYETYRENPPVENAYASMFATASYTYDQKYTFFGSVRYDGTNLFGVNKKYKYLPIWAISGSWLVTKENFMKNISAVSNLRLRASYGLQGNIDRNTSPFFIGEYNDATILPGVKEGVITVISPPNDKLRWEKTTNTNVGLDLGLFNNRVSLTADVYSRKGTDMISMKETPLETGFEYTMMNWGSLTNKGFELALSTRNINHDNFKWTTTINFAHNKSRVLSEQPRDNAFLPSREGLPVNAVFALKTAGMDEHGNPLFWKGDQKISAAEFFKLYDVYADFLPGQLVDTKLSSAELRSLFTYVGDRDPKFTGGIINTFKVHDFDLTISATFNLKQTVMRTPSYRGMDLDRGRNYTRDIYEAGGSLPGITSPDMDANPGGWMANKWFAGNSSNAYSLLDVWAKEISYIRISSIRLGYTLPKEFTNPMGISSLRLSVEGRNLFVFSNGYNGYFDPETYGNIYAQPITKSVTVGFNVSF from the coding sequence ATGAAAAAAACTCTAATACTTTTACCTCTTTTGGCTGCTAATATAGCAATGGCCCAGCAAAAGAAAACCATCACCGGGAAAATAGAAGATGGAAATACCTCTCATGTGATTACCGGTGCATCTATAAAAATCGAGACACAGTCGGTCTCTACAAAAACAGAACTAGAAGGAATTATCGAAAGTGTATCAGTAGGTACAGTGACCGATAAGGACGGGAATTTTATATTAGAAATCCCTGCTGATACAAAAACTGTATTGGTAAGTTACCCAGGTTATGAATCCAGAGTCATTCAGCTTAATGAAGGACAGACTAACTATACAATAAGACTAACTTCTGAAGTTTCAGATAAAAATAAAATCCAGGAAGTAATCATCACCGGTTACCAGAAAATTGAAAAGCGTAAGCAGACCTCAGCGGTTTCTACAGTAAAAATGGACAACATCAGCCAGGCTGGTGTTGCCAGTGTAGATCAGATGCTGGCAGGGCAGATTGCTGGTGTGGCAGTAACTCCCGAAACCGGTGCTCCTGGTAGTCCGGCGAAGATCAGAATCAGAGGTACAGCCTCTCTTTCCGGTCCTCAGGATCCGTTATGGGTAATTGACGGTCTTCCGTTAGAAGGAAATGATGTTCCGAACTTTACCGATAAAGACAATATTGACCAGCTTCAAAACTTCTCTATTGCAGGTTTGAATCCTAATGATATTGAAGATATTACCATCCTTAAAGATGCTGCTGCAACAGCCATTTATGGAGCAAGAGCAGCAAACGGGGTAATTTCCATTACCACAAAAAAAGGAAAGAAAGGAAGTTTAAAACTGAACTTTTCGGCAGATACTTTCGTGACATCCCGTCCTGATTTTGGCAAACTGAATCTTTTGAATGCTTCTGAAAAAGTAGATCTGGAATTGATGCTTGCAAAGCGTGCTGATCTTACTTACCGCGCAGATAAAGGAGAGGTGATGAGAATTTTAACCCAAAACAATCAGCTTGATGCTTTCAGAAACGGTGGTTTTGATGCACTGAATTCATTCACACGCCAACAAATCAATGGCCTAAGAAGCAACAATACAGACTGGGGAAAACTGTTGTACAGAAATGCCATCAACAAACAATATGGATTAAGCGTTTCTGGCGGAAGTGACCGTGCAGATTACTATTTCTCCCTGGGATATTATGATGAAGAAGGAACAACTATCGGTACAGGTTTTAAACGTTATAACCTGACTTTAAAAAACAATTATAAATTAAGCGATAAGTTAAATGCAGGAATCTCTATTTTCGGAACACAAAGTGAACGTACATCTTTTGTAACAGATGCTGATGCTTCAATAAACCCTGTTAATTATTCAAGAAATGCCAATCCTTACATGAAGCCTTTCAATGCAGATGGAAGCTATAATTATGATAAAGATATAGACGGTTTTGAAGATTTATATGTTCCTTTCAATTTCCTTGAAGAAAGAGAAAATACCAGCTATACGCTGAAAAACAACTCTCTGAAAGCAATTTTAGACTTAGAATACAAAGCTTCAAAAAGTTTAAGATTTACCTCTCAGCTAGGTATCCAGTATGATGCTAATAAAACGGAGAAATTTGCAGGGGAGAACACCTATTTCACCAGAAAAATGAGACAAGGTACCCGTTACTATAAAGATGGTAAATTCAATTACTTCCTGCCTGCAGGAGCTGTAAAACAAAACTGGGATAATGATTTCTTCCAATACAACTGGAAATTACAGGCAGCGTACAGTACGAAAATCAATTCAAAACACGAAATTGATTTGATGGCAGGAACAGAAATCCGTAAAACAGAAGATAATACTACCGTTACCAGAGCTTTTGGGTATGACCCGACTTCAAGAAGAGGTACGGCAATTGTTTTCCCGAATTCAGATTTCGCAACAGATAAAAAATATGAAACGTATCGTGAAAACCCACCTGTAGAGAATGCTTATGCTTCCATGTTTGCTACGGCGTCTTATACTTACGATCAGAAATATACCTTCTTCGGAAGTGTGAGATATGACGGAACCAACCTTTTTGGGGTAAATAAAAAGTATAAATACCTTCCAATATGGGCAATTTCAGGATCATGGCTGGTAACGAAGGAGAACTTTATGAAAAATATTTCCGCAGTATCTAACCTTAGATTGAGAGCATCTTATGGTCTTCAAGGAAATATCGACAGAAATACTTCACCATTCTTTATTGGAGAATATAATGATGCAACAATTCTTCCAGGAGTAAAAGAAGGAGTTATTACAGTAATAAGCCCTCCGAATGATAAACTGAGATGGGAAAAAACTACCAATACTAACGTTGGTCTTGATTTAGGATTATTCAATAACCGTGTTAGCCTTACCGCTGATGTCTACAGCAGAAAAGGTACAGATATGATCAGTATGAAAGAAACCCCTCTTGAAACCGGATTCGAGTATACGATGATGAACTGGGGAAGTTTGACTAACAAAGGTTTTGAACTGGCATTGTCTACCAGAAACATCAATCACGATAATTTTAAATGGACTACCACCATCAACTTTGCGCATAATAAGAGTAGGGTATTGAGTGAGCAGCCTCGTGACAACGCTTTCCTTCCTTCCAGAGAAGGTCTTCCTGTGAATGCTGTTTTTGCTTTAAAAACGGCAGGAATGGATGAACATGGAAACCCATTGTTCTGGAAAGGAGATCAGAAGATTTCAGCTGCAGAATTCTTTAAATTATATGATGTGTATGCTGATTTCCTTCCAGGGCAGCTTGTAGATACAAAGCTTTCAAGTGCTGAGCTGAGAAGCCTGTTTACCTATGTAGGAGACAGAGATCCGAAATTTACCGGAGGTATTATCAACACCTTTAAGGTACATGATTTCGATCTTACCATCTCTGCAACATTCAATCTGAAGCAGACGGTAATGAGAACACCTTCTTACAGAGGTATGGATCTGGATAGAGGAAGAAATTATACTAGAGATATCTATGAAGCAGGAGGTTCACTTCCGGGAATCACAAGCCCTGATATGGATGCTAATCCGGGCGGATGGATGGCCAATAAATGGTTTGCAGGAAACAGTTCCAATGCATACAGCTTACTGGATGTATGGGCAAAAGAAATCAGCTACATAAGAATCAGTAGTATTCGTTTAGGGTATACACTGCCTAAAGAATTTACAAACCCTATGGGGATTTCCAGTCTGAGACTGAGTGTTGAAGGACGTAACCTGTTTGTATTCAGTAACGGATATAACGGATACTTTGATCCGGAGACATATGGTAATATTTATGCACAACCAATCACCAAGTCGGTGACCGTAGGATTTAATGTTTCTTTTTAA
- a CDS encoding LytR/AlgR family response regulator transcription factor, whose translation MKIAIIEDELLAVNYLKNLLDTQSIVPVTETVILRSKKQAIDFFEKDSADLIFMDIHLGDGMSLEIFEQVELFTPIIFITAFDEYAMRVFRHFTIDYLLKPFEEEDLHKALQKFISIRNNFDPEPVLKSISSLRQAEGEVMKRFMVREGNKLKSIDEHNTAYFFASGKYLFLTTKDHQTYIYDDTIKDIIQKLNPEIFFKINRKFIINKEAVTEIIKHSSQKVELKLSPEPEVNAEIFISKMQIAECLNWLNS comes from the coding sequence ATGAAAATTGCCATTATAGAAGATGAACTGCTGGCTGTGAATTATCTGAAAAACCTTTTAGATACACAAAGCATTGTCCCTGTTACAGAGACTGTTATTCTTCGTTCCAAAAAACAGGCAATTGATTTTTTTGAGAAAGATTCTGCAGATCTTATTTTTATGGATATCCACCTTGGTGACGGGATGAGCCTGGAAATCTTTGAACAGGTGGAACTTTTCACTCCGATTATTTTCATTACCGCGTTTGACGAATATGCCATGAGAGTCTTCAGACATTTCACGATTGATTACCTTCTGAAGCCTTTTGAAGAAGAGGATTTACATAAAGCTTTACAGAAATTTATCTCCATAAGAAACAATTTTGATCCTGAACCGGTGCTCAAATCAATTTCCTCATTAAGGCAGGCAGAAGGTGAGGTGATGAAACGTTTTATGGTAAGGGAAGGGAATAAACTCAAATCAATAGATGAGCATAACACGGCTTATTTTTTTGCATCCGGGAAATACCTTTTCCTTACTACAAAAGATCATCAGACTTATATTTATGATGATACCATTAAAGATATTATCCAGAAGCTGAATCCTGAAATTTTCTTTAAAATAAACCGTAAGTTTATCATTAATAAGGAAGCTGTTACTGAAATTATCAAACATTCCAGTCAGAAAGTAGAACTTAAGCTTTCTCCGGAGCCCGAGGTGAATGCTGAGATTTTTATCAGTAAAATGCAGATTGCAGAATGTTTAAACTGGCTGAATAGCTGA
- a CDS encoding type VI secretion system Vgr family protein, whose amino-acid sequence MNKNISNSDKISENHIPGINRVVKLDIVIEGKIIKHFKHFRLQQSARRHHNFELILAHDSLGEAQNHTLEQARQFLGKRITIVFKYKDYESESPERTFVGVITKAAFSQEKMSLGNIVLRGQSPTILMDAAPHTQSFGGDQAVNTGIIANKICKEALGSEKFDFRVDTQNKSYINYSAQYNETHYNYLARTAEAYGEQFYYDGEVLHFGKLPPSEKPIRLVYGSNATDVQVELNAVHTNPQFFGYNSSSHTKMEGSENNIRHLGEIPSKAYELNNNIFKTRSLSPAPINANMFVDVSDSQKSAAGSAAVEVFTVSGNTTVPFLYPGCLADIEMRKPDTSQTSYFTKLTITEVSHEVNARGYYTGSFEAIAEGTGFMPKPEFIEPKAEPQVATVISNTDPLNQGRIQVRFDWQKNPDTTHFIRMMSPDAGGTDVITQNRGFVAIPEVGDQVMVGFEYHHPDFPFAMGGMFHGQVALGGSINNHLKSIQTRSGNKVIFNDQEGSIFIEDPSGNTYLMDGKGNIIVNAPKNITFTAGENVQINAGKNIIASAQRNVNIMAGEDITETANDDYNLTASNIIETAEAGRKSTAKNITENMEAGSYISTKDAINVESAKEVLINSGKQVKMQ is encoded by the coding sequence ATGAATAAAAATATCTCGAATTCCGATAAGATTTCTGAGAATCATATTCCCGGAATCAACCGTGTGGTAAAGCTGGATATTGTGATTGAAGGCAAAATTATCAAACACTTCAAGCATTTCCGTTTACAGCAAAGTGCCAGAAGACATCACAATTTTGAACTTATTTTGGCCCATGATTCTCTTGGAGAAGCTCAAAACCATACTCTGGAACAGGCACGCCAGTTTTTGGGAAAGAGGATTACTATTGTCTTCAAATATAAAGACTATGAAAGTGAGAGTCCTGAAAGAACTTTTGTAGGAGTTATCACCAAAGCCGCATTCAGCCAGGAAAAAATGAGTTTGGGAAATATTGTACTGAGAGGTCAAAGCCCTACCATTTTGATGGATGCCGCTCCCCATACCCAGAGTTTTGGAGGAGATCAGGCTGTCAATACAGGAATCATTGCCAACAAAATATGTAAAGAAGCACTGGGATCAGAGAAATTTGATTTCAGAGTAGATACCCAGAATAAAAGCTATATCAATTATAGTGCACAATATAACGAAACCCATTACAATTATCTCGCAAGAACTGCAGAAGCATATGGAGAACAGTTTTATTATGATGGCGAAGTACTTCATTTCGGAAAACTTCCTCCTTCAGAAAAACCAATCCGGCTTGTATACGGAAGCAATGCAACAGATGTTCAGGTGGAGCTGAATGCTGTACATACCAACCCTCAGTTTTTTGGTTATAATAGCAGCAGCCATACTAAAATGGAAGGTTCTGAAAATAACATAAGACATTTAGGTGAAATACCTTCCAAAGCTTATGAACTGAATAATAATATTTTTAAAACCCGTTCACTTTCTCCGGCACCTATCAATGCCAATATGTTTGTGGATGTGAGTGATTCTCAGAAAAGTGCTGCCGGAAGCGCTGCCGTAGAAGTATTTACTGTTTCAGGAAATACAACCGTTCCGTTTTTATATCCGGGTTGTCTTGCAGATATCGAAATGCGGAAGCCGGATACCAGTCAGACTTCTTATTTTACAAAACTTACAATTACCGAAGTTTCTCATGAAGTCAATGCCCGAGGGTATTACACAGGAAGCTTTGAAGCAATCGCTGAAGGGACAGGCTTTATGCCAAAACCTGAATTTATAGAACCTAAGGCTGAACCACAGGTTGCCACCGTTATTTCCAATACAGACCCGCTTAATCAGGGAAGAATACAGGTGAGATTTGACTGGCAGAAAAATCCCGATACAACCCATTTTATCCGAATGATGAGCCCTGATGCAGGAGGGACAGATGTGATCACTCAAAACAGAGGTTTTGTAGCCATACCGGAAGTAGGAGATCAGGTAATGGTAGGTTTTGAATATCATCATCCCGATTTCCCGTTTGCAATGGGAGGAATGTTCCATGGGCAGGTGGCATTGGGTGGAAGCATCAACAATCACCTTAAATCTATTCAGACAAGGAGTGGTAATAAAGTGATCTTTAATGATCAGGAAGGAAGTATTTTCATAGAAGATCCAAGCGGAAATACTTATTTAATGGATGGAAAAGGAAATATTATCGTTAATGCTCCCAAAAATATAACCTTCACTGCCGGGGAAAATGTGCAGATCAATGCAGGCAAAAATATCATTGCTTCAGCGCAGAGAAATGTCAATATTATGGCCGGTGAAGATATCACGGAAACAGCCAATGATGATTACAATCTGACAGCAAGCAATATTATTGAAACGGCTGAAGCCGGCAGAAAATCTACAGCCAAAAATATTACAGAAAATATGGAGGCTGGCTCTTACATCAGTACAAAAGATGCCATCAACGTAGAAAGTGCCAAGGAAGTGCTTATCAATAGTGGTAAACAGGTAAAAATGCAGTAA